One genomic region from Haloterrigena gelatinilytica encodes:
- a CDS encoding DUF5820 family protein, with protein sequence MTDPAVDADSDALSPLPDGWDVWNRSEDGRLVLAYRPDVFDGDDFPAACLPTLYLTHGKRTRRPGTNPTSTADDEDWYVTLYLEPDVSADTERFATREAGLERVAELAREFDTGEIDYRGLYQVPRETYFERLDELTSGGDAETASGG encoded by the coding sequence ATGACCGACCCGGCTGTCGACGCCGATTCCGACGCGCTATCGCCGCTTCCGGACGGTTGGGACGTCTGGAACCGGAGCGAGGACGGCCGACTCGTGCTCGCCTACCGGCCGGACGTCTTCGACGGCGACGACTTCCCGGCGGCCTGTCTCCCCACGCTCTACCTGACACACGGGAAGCGGACGCGCCGGCCCGGAACCAACCCTACCAGTACGGCCGACGACGAGGACTGGTACGTCACCCTCTACCTCGAGCCCGACGTCTCGGCGGACACCGAACGGTTCGCGACGCGGGAGGCGGGCCTCGAGCGGGTCGCCGAACTCGCCCGAGAATTCGACACCGGCGAGATCGACTACCGGGGGCTCTACCAGGTCCCGCGCGAGACGTACTTCGAGCGGCTGGACGAGCTGACGAGCGGGGGCGACGCGGAGACCGCTTCCGGAGGGTGA
- a CDS encoding PrkA family serine protein kinase encodes MTGDIETLETLSTDYKESMPADLRETKSFDWYLEECYEDPKITRNAHQRVADMFDYYGTTYDETEGVVEYLLASEDPLNDGENTFYGRVIHQSIHEFVNKVKSGARRLGPERRIKLLLGPVGSGKSHFDKQVRKYFEDYTLREEGRMYTFRWTNLCDVIQDQDPADDTVRSPMNQDPLVLLPLEQRQRVIDDLNENLDAPYTIQNEQALDPESEFYMDKLLAYYDDDLQQVLENHIEIVRFVADENKRQGLETFEPKDKKNQDETELTGDVNYSKIAIYGESDPRAFDYSGAFCNANRGIFSGEELLKLQREFLYDFLHATQEQTIKPKNNPRIDIDQVIVGRTNMPEYKDKKGDEKMEAFNDRTKRIDFPYVLSYEDEARIYEKMLNNADVPDINVEPHTLEMAGLFGVLTRVEEPDTETIDLLSKAKAYNGEIDEGDDIDTKKLREEAEQKAEIGEGMVGVSPRFIGDEIAEAIMDSKHRQRGFLSPLTVFNFFEENLEHHGSIPEDNFEKYYRYLETVREEYKERAIEDVRHALAYDIDEIQRQGEKYMDHVMAYIDDDTIEDDLTGREQEPDETFLRSVEEKLDIPEDRKEDFRQEVSNWVSRRAREGEAFNPQDNERLRRALERKLWEDKKHNINFSALVSANEFDDDERSAWIDALMEQGYSEAGAKEVLEFAGAEVAKAEMDD; translated from the coding sequence ATGACCGGTGACATCGAGACACTCGAGACGCTCAGCACGGATTACAAGGAATCGATGCCCGCAGACCTGCGGGAGACCAAGTCCTTCGACTGGTACCTAGAAGAGTGCTACGAGGACCCGAAGATCACCCGCAACGCCCACCAGCGCGTCGCGGACATGTTCGACTACTACGGGACGACCTACGACGAGACCGAGGGCGTCGTCGAGTACCTCCTCGCGAGCGAGGATCCGCTGAACGACGGTGAGAACACCTTCTACGGCCGGGTGATTCACCAGTCGATCCACGAGTTCGTGAACAAGGTCAAGTCGGGCGCCCGCCGACTCGGCCCCGAGCGCCGTATCAAACTGCTGCTCGGCCCGGTCGGTTCCGGGAAGTCCCACTTCGACAAGCAGGTCCGCAAGTACTTCGAGGACTACACGCTCCGCGAGGAGGGCCGGATGTACACGTTCCGGTGGACCAACCTCTGTGACGTCATCCAGGATCAGGACCCCGCCGACGACACCGTCCGGTCCCCGATGAATCAGGATCCCCTCGTCTTGCTACCGTTGGAGCAGCGCCAGCGCGTGATCGACGATCTCAACGAGAATCTCGACGCGCCCTACACGATCCAGAACGAGCAGGCGCTGGATCCGGAAAGCGAGTTCTACATGGACAAGCTGCTGGCCTACTACGACGACGACCTCCAGCAGGTCTTAGAGAACCACATCGAGATCGTCCGGTTCGTCGCCGACGAGAACAAGCGCCAGGGACTGGAGACCTTCGAGCCAAAGGACAAGAAGAACCAGGACGAGACCGAACTCACGGGCGACGTCAACTACTCGAAGATCGCCATCTACGGCGAGTCGGACCCGCGCGCGTTCGACTACTCGGGGGCGTTCTGTAACGCCAACCGCGGCATCTTCTCCGGCGAGGAGCTGCTGAAACTCCAGCGGGAGTTCCTCTACGACTTCCTGCACGCGACCCAGGAGCAGACGATCAAGCCCAAGAACAACCCGCGGATCGACATCGACCAGGTGATCGTCGGGCGGACGAACATGCCCGAGTACAAGGACAAGAAGGGCGACGAGAAGATGGAGGCCTTCAACGACCGCACCAAGCGGATCGACTTCCCGTACGTCCTCTCCTACGAGGACGAGGCCCGCATCTACGAGAAGATGCTCAACAACGCCGACGTCCCCGACATCAACGTTGAGCCCCACACGCTCGAGATGGCGGGGCTGTTCGGCGTCCTCACGCGCGTCGAGGAGCCCGACACCGAGACGATCGATCTGCTCTCGAAGGCCAAGGCCTACAACGGCGAGATCGACGAGGGCGACGACATCGACACGAAGAAGCTCCGCGAGGAAGCCGAACAGAAGGCCGAGATCGGCGAGGGCATGGTCGGCGTCTCGCCCCGGTTCATCGGCGACGAGATCGCCGAGGCCATCATGGACTCGAAACACCGCCAGCGCGGGTTCCTCTCGCCGCTGACGGTGTTCAACTTCTTCGAGGAGAACCTCGAACACCACGGCTCCATCCCCGAGGACAACTTCGAGAAGTACTACCGCTACCTCGAGACGGTCCGCGAGGAGTACAAGGAGCGAGCCATCGAGGACGTCCGCCACGCGCTGGCCTACGACATCGACGAGATCCAGCGCCAGGGCGAGAAGTACATGGACCACGTGATGGCCTACATCGACGACGACACCATCGAGGACGACCTCACGGGCCGCGAGCAGGAGCCCGACGAGACGTTCCTCCGCAGCGTCGAGGAGAAACTCGACATCCCCGAGGACCGCAAGGAGGACTTCCGCCAGGAGGTCTCCAACTGGGTCTCCCGCCGGGCCCGCGAGGGCGAGGCGTTCAACCCGCAGGACAACGAGCGCCTGCGTCGCGCCCTAGAGCGCAAGCTCTGGGAGGACAAGAAGCACAACATCAACTTCTCCGCGCTGGTCAGCGCCAACGAGTTCGACGACGACGAGCGCTCCGCGTGGATCGACGCCCTGATGGAACAGGGCTACTCCGAGGCGGGCGCCAAGGAGGTCCTGGAGTTCGCCGGCGCGGAGGTCGCCAAAGCGGAGATGGACGACTAA
- a CDS encoding UPF0179 family protein — MSTVTLVGTRLAEPGTEFVYHGEADACAGCPYRSQCLNLESGTKYRITSVRENAQTLECAMHDGGVRAVEVEPADVRANITSKGAFAGSKTSLPGPCPYVECPSHEYCEPDGAEFDTEYRIREILGDPPHDVCHLDRALELVELDTDD, encoded by the coding sequence ATGTCGACCGTCACGCTCGTCGGAACCCGGCTGGCCGAACCGGGAACCGAGTTCGTCTACCACGGCGAGGCCGACGCCTGCGCCGGCTGTCCCTACCGAAGCCAGTGTCTCAATCTCGAGTCCGGCACCAAGTACCGCATCACGTCCGTCCGGGAGAACGCCCAGACCTTAGAGTGCGCCATGCACGACGGGGGCGTCCGCGCCGTCGAAGTCGAGCCCGCCGACGTGCGCGCGAACATCACGTCGAAGGGCGCCTTCGCCGGCAGCAAGACCAGCCTCCCCGGCCCCTGTCCCTACGTCGAGTGTCCCAGCCACGAGTACTGCGAACCCGACGGGGCCGAGTTCGACACGGAGTATCGCATCCGCGAGATCCTCGGCGACCCGCCACACGACGTCTGCCACCTCGACCGCGCGCTCGAGTTGGTCGAACTGGACACCGACGACTGA